One genomic window of Legionella jordanis includes the following:
- a CDS encoding Dps family protein, whose translation MDDVIKKLSVLMADTYALYLKTQNYHWHVTGPQFKSMHELFEMQYQELAEAVDTLAERIRALGHQAPATFKEFENLKRIKDGDAGKSANEMVTELAHDHDTLVKDLNQALALVEDHKDEGTATLLGDRLAAHEKARWMLNASRERA comes from the coding sequence ATGGATGACGTTATTAAAAAATTATCAGTACTTATGGCAGATACCTATGCTCTCTACCTAAAAACGCAAAATTATCATTGGCATGTGACAGGCCCCCAATTTAAATCCATGCATGAATTATTCGAAATGCAATATCAGGAATTAGCCGAAGCAGTGGATACTCTGGCAGAGCGTATTCGCGCTCTAGGTCATCAAGCGCCAGCAACCTTTAAAGAATTCGAAAATTTAAAACGAATTAAAGACGGGGACGCTGGTAAATCTGCCAATGAAATGGTTACAGAACTGGCGCATGATCATGATACCCTCGTTAAAGATTTGAATCAGGCATTAGCCTTAGTGGAAGATCATAAAGATGAAGGAACTGCTACCTTATTAGGCGATCGCCTGGCTGCTCACGAAAAAGCCCGATGGATGCTGAATGCCTCACGTGAAAGAGCGTAG